In the genome of Dunckerocampus dactyliophorus isolate RoL2022-P2 chromosome 6, RoL_Ddac_1.1, whole genome shotgun sequence, one region contains:
- the psmb3 gene encoding proteasome subunit beta type-3 isoform X2 → MSIMSYNGGAVMAMRGKNCVAIASDRRFGIQAQTVTTDFQKIFPMGERLYIGLAGLATDVQTVSQRLKFRLNLYELKEGRQIKPKTFMSMVSNLLYEKRFGPYYIEPVIAGLDPKTMEPFICSLDLIGCPMVTEDFVVSGTCSDQMYGMCESLWEPDMEPDDLFETISQAMLNAVDRDAVSGMGVVVHVIEKDKITTRTLKARMD, encoded by the exons ATG TCTATTATGTCATATAATGGCGGGGCTGTCATGGCCATGCGGGGCAAGAACTGCGTGGCCATTGCATCGGATCGGAGGTTTGGCATTCAGGCTCAGACGGTCACAACGGATTTCCAGAAGATCTTCCCCATGGGAGAGAGGCTCTACATTGGTCTAGCTGGGCTGGCCACAGATGTTCAGACAGT ATCCCAGAGGCTCAAGTTCCGTTTGAATCTGTATGAGCTGAAGGAGGGTCGCCAGATCAAACCCAAGACCTTCATGAGCATGGTGTCCAACCTGTTGTATGAAAAAAG GTTCGGGCCGTACTACATCGAGCCTGTCATCGCCGGCCTGGATCCCAAAACCATGGAGCCGTTCATCTGCTCCCTGGATCTGATCGGCTGTCCCATGGTGACGGAGGACTTCGTGGTGAGCGGGACCTGCTCGGACCAGATGTACGGCATGTGTGAGTCTTTGTGGGAGCCGGACATG GAGCCAGACGATCTGTTTGAGACCATCTCGCAGGCCATGCTGAACGCAGTTGACCGCGATGCCGTGTCTGGCATGGGCGTTGTGGTGCACGTCAT
- the psmb3 gene encoding proteasome subunit beta type-3 isoform X1, which yields MKLTVETSIMSYNGGAVMAMRGKNCVAIASDRRFGIQAQTVTTDFQKIFPMGERLYIGLAGLATDVQTVSQRLKFRLNLYELKEGRQIKPKTFMSMVSNLLYEKRFGPYYIEPVIAGLDPKTMEPFICSLDLIGCPMVTEDFVVSGTCSDQMYGMCESLWEPDMEPDDLFETISQAMLNAVDRDAVSGMGVVVHVIEKDKITTRTLKARMD from the exons ATGAAGCTAACGGTTGAAACG TCTATTATGTCATATAATGGCGGGGCTGTCATGGCCATGCGGGGCAAGAACTGCGTGGCCATTGCATCGGATCGGAGGTTTGGCATTCAGGCTCAGACGGTCACAACGGATTTCCAGAAGATCTTCCCCATGGGAGAGAGGCTCTACATTGGTCTAGCTGGGCTGGCCACAGATGTTCAGACAGT ATCCCAGAGGCTCAAGTTCCGTTTGAATCTGTATGAGCTGAAGGAGGGTCGCCAGATCAAACCCAAGACCTTCATGAGCATGGTGTCCAACCTGTTGTATGAAAAAAG GTTCGGGCCGTACTACATCGAGCCTGTCATCGCCGGCCTGGATCCCAAAACCATGGAGCCGTTCATCTGCTCCCTGGATCTGATCGGCTGTCCCATGGTGACGGAGGACTTCGTGGTGAGCGGGACCTGCTCGGACCAGATGTACGGCATGTGTGAGTCTTTGTGGGAGCCGGACATG GAGCCAGACGATCTGTTTGAGACCATCTCGCAGGCCATGCTGAACGCAGTTGACCGCGATGCCGTGTCTGGCATGGGCGTTGTGGTGCACGTCAT